A genomic region of Notamacropus eugenii isolate mMacEug1 chromosome 3, mMacEug1.pri_v2, whole genome shotgun sequence contains the following coding sequences:
- the GPR141 gene encoding probable G-protein coupled receptor 141, which yields MANENSSSQFSLCNPSWTQYLTGLYVAVFLGGVTGIFCILFVLVKMNSRSVTTTAVINLVVVHSVFLLTVPFRLVYLVQKKWYFGLSFCKMVSAMLHVHMYLTFLFYVGILVIRYLIFFKRRDKVEFYRKLHAVAASTAMWVLVLVTVIPPLLTQYGTHGDYNDTRCFEFQEELKEKYVKIINYAVVIVVATIAMALLAVQVSVLVATGKKLRRAWLSHQEFWAQLKNLFFIGVILVCFLPYQFFRLYYLQDHAPKALCHPAVMYNEIFLSVTALSCFDLLLFVLGGSRWFKKNTTNFLSCLSCC from the coding sequence ATGGCCAACGAGAACAGCTCCTCCCAGTTCAGCCTTTGTAACCCTTCCTGGACTCAGTACTTGACTGGGCTTTATGTGGCTGTGTTCCTTGGGGGGGTGACTGGCATCTTCTGCATCCTGTTTGTACTAGTGAAGATGAACTCGCGGTCCGTGACCACCACGGCCGTCATCAACCTGGTGGTGGTACATAGCGTCTTCCTCCTTACTGTTCCATTCCGTCTCGTCTACCTGGTCCAGAAAAAGTGGTACTTTGGGCTGTCCTTCTGCAAGATGGTGAGCGCCATGCTGCATGTGCACATGTACCTCACCTTCCTGTTCTACGTGGGCATCCTGGTGATCAGGTACCTCATCTTCTTCAAGCGCAGGGACAAGGTGGAGTTCTACCGCAAGTTGCACGCAGTGGCTGCCAGCACTGCCATGTGGGTGCTGGTGCTGGTCACCGTCATCCCACCGCTGCTGACCCAGTATGGCACCCACGGGGATTACAATGACACCAGATGCTTCGAGTTCCAGGAGGAGCTGAAGGAGAAGTACGTGAAGATCATCAACTATGCGGTGGTGATTGTGGTTGCCACTATTGCCATGGCCCTCTTGGCAGTCCAGGTCTCCGTCCTCGTGGCCACGGGAAAGAAGCTACGCCGTGCCTGGCTGTCCCACCAGGAGTTCTGGGCACAGCTGAAAAACCTCTTCTTCATCGGAGTCATCTTAGTCTGCTTCCTTCCCTATCAGTTCTTCCGGCTGTACTACCTCCAAGACCATGCCCCCAAGGCCCTGTGCCACCCGGCGGTGATGTATAATGAGATCTTCCTGAGTGTGACTGCCCTTAGCTGCTTTGACTTGCTGCTCTTTGTCCTTGGAGGTAGCCGCTGGTTCAAGAAAAATACCACCAACTTCCTGAGCTGTCTGTCCTGCTGTTAG